In the genome of Cynocephalus volans isolate mCynVol1 chromosome 10, mCynVol1.pri, whole genome shotgun sequence, the window TCACCGTCCTGGCCACAGGCTGCTGTGGGTGCAGATAGTGGAGCCCATGGCCCTCCTGCCAGGCCAggctgtccccaccccccacccccacacccgtCACCTTGCAGGGGGCTTGGTTGTTGGAGTCGGCAGCCAGGCAGACCATGTGGCGGGTAATGCTGCCGTGCCAGAAACGACTGTTATTGCACATCCTGGCATCCAGCACGCGGACGTCCAGCTCTTGCAGGGCCTGGGCCGGCTGCCCACCCTGGTGGGTCAGCCCCCAGCCAGCCACGCTGCACCGGGCTCCCGCCACCACGGCCTGGTGCCTTTTAGGCAGGGCCAAGGGCTGGATGGTCCTGCTGGGCCTCACCTTCCCATCCAGCTGCAGGTGACAGACAGGAGGGGGCAGGTGAGTGAGGGGTGACTGGGGGAGGGGCAAGCTCTCAattcccctcccctgtccccccagCACCTTAAGCAGCGCAAGGTCATTCTCCAGGTCTGGGGCTGGCTTGTAGTTGGGGTGCGGGATGGCCCTCCTGATGCGGAAGGCGAGGTGGCGGTCGTGGAGGTGGTGCAGGCCCAGCACCAGCCTCAGCAGTTCTGTCCTAAGTAGCAGGAATCGGGGTGTGGACGGCCGGCCCTGCCTGGGGGGCCCTGCTGCATGCAGCCCCGGCCCCTGTGCATTACTCACAGCAGGGCCGAGGACTCGCTGCCCTCAGGCCAGCCCGCGCACGCAGCAGGGCCTCTCACCAGGCCTTTCCGTGCATCTTCTCAATCAGcaccctccaggaagccttccctactCCGATTCCCgcccagccctggccccaggGTGGGAGCTGTGTGTCCACAAATGCCAACCTTCACCCTGGGGCTTCTGGAAGGCCAGCTCCAGGACCTCCCCTCATGGGGGGCTCCAGCCTCAACCACATTGATTTGTTCAGAGATTGGCACATGCCTGTCCTCATCATAACTTTGCCCAAACTATAGAGAAACAAACTCTCTTTCCACAGGACTTAAGGAgtctgtccttgccaccatgtgaAAGAGCCTTCCTGATAATGTGGCCGAAAGGGAATACAGGAGAGCCGAGCACCTCACTTGAGCAGCTGGATCAAGCTGCACCTGAAGCCATCCCCTCCCAGACTTTTGAGTTACCTGACCCAACAAATCCCCTTTTGTTGCTTCAACCAGTTTGATCTCAGGTCCTTATTATTGGCCAGTATAGAGGCACATGGCTCTGCCACCTTGTAGGCTGGCTTTCTCCTCAATGTCACAGGTGGCAGTGTGACAGTGGCCCCACTTGGTCCAGGTGGAAGGAGACAGCCATCCTGTACTTCTTGTAGCAGATGAAACTTCCCCAGGAGTCCCTGCAGCCTAATGTCACATAAGCACACCTCAGCTGTCCCTGGGTAGGGAAAGGCCCCCCACAAATGGCTTAAATctctcaggacccccaccccggTGAGAATGGGCACTGCAGAGGAAACAGAGGGGCTGGGCAGGACTACTCACGGCTCGGCCAGGCAGTGGGCAGCTGTCAGCACCCACTGGCGGTGCACGAGGACACCCCCGCACACGTGTGAGCCAGCTTGCTGCAGCGAGGCCATGTATGGGCGTGAGTGGGGGACAGCCTCATGACCCCCAATGATCTGAGCCTCCAACGTGTTCCCTACTGGGAGGTGACAGAAAGAGCCAGGTTAGGTGCCCCCACTCCTGCCAtgaccctcctcccccagcctttTGTGAGGTCTTGGAcccacacagatttttttttttttaaagatgaccggtaaggggatcttaacccttgacttggtgttgtcagcaccaggctcacacagtgagcaaaccggccatccctatatgggatccaagcccgtggccttggtgttgtcagcaccgcactctcctgagtgagccacgggccggcccgccaCACggatttttatttgataaaatcccCAGTGCTCCCTGGAACTTTCAGGCTGACACTTGGGGTTGCCCTCTATCCCTCCCTGTCCCTTATCCCCATCCCCCGCCCCCAGGTCCCCCTGGGCACCACAGGCCAGAGCCTACTCAGCAGCCAGAGGAGTCCTTTGAAATGTAACCAGTGGAGAAACTGGACCCTCACGCCAGTGATGTCATGTACCATGGCGCAGGCGCTGTGTTAAACATAGTTACtgtgtgacccagcaatcccgaTCCTAGGTATCACCCAAGAGAAACCAAAACATCCATCCACACAGAAACGTGTGCAGGAACGTTCACAGCAGCACGATTCATAATAATCACCAAGAGGTGAAAACGACCCCACTGAGGGATGAATGGACAGAAACAGCGTGGTCCATCCGCACACTGGAACatcactcagccatgaaaaggaacggGGCTCTGACACACGCTGCCACGTGGATGAagcttgaacacatcacgctcagtgacaAGCGCCAGACACAAAGGGCCATgcagtgtgtgattccatttatatgaaatgtccagaacaggccaatccacagagacagaaagtggactcgtggttgccagggggtgGGGAATAACTGCTGATGGGGacggggtttctttttgaggcgATAGCAATGTCCTAGAATTAGATAGGGGATGGTTTCCCACCTGTGTGAATGTACTGAAATTCACAGAATTGTACACCATTTTTctcctggtggctggctggtatggggatctgaccccggaccttggtgttgtcagcaccaagctctaaccactgagttaaccggccagccccaagtGTACACTTTCAGTGTGTGAATTTTATAGTACATGAATTATTTCTCAACACAGCTGTCATAAAACTTAATTTTAGGCCAatcatgaattttaaaagattgataaaaaaatttaatgtaaatcAGCTCAATATCTTCCTATGATTTCCCATCATGCTTTGAAAACCCAAATTCTCAGTAACCCACGAACCCACAAGACCCACATGGCCTTGTGGCCTTTGGCTCTCTCCCCCTGATTCCATGCCAGCCACACAGGCCCCCTGCTGCTCCTTCAGCTGCCACTCTTGTCCCCATGTCAGGGCCTTGCACATGCCGTCCCAGCTGCCTGGAGCACGTTTCCCCCAGACATCCCCATGTCTGGCTTCCTCACTTGGTATCTACTTAGGAGTCTTCTCCCAGAGGCCCCTCACCCCTCCTATAGCTCCCTGCCCTCACTCTGCCCATCTCTCTTGCCGGCACTCACGCCTCCCACACACAGCAGCACACACAGACTTACTCAGCACAAGTCTATGCACAACGTGAGGGCAGGGCCCATGCCTGCCTTGAACAGGGTGTGCTTGGCAAATActgatggatggaaggaaggatgaTGGATGGATGTTGGATGGAtgttggatagatggatggatgatggatgttggatggatgatggatggatggatggatgctggatggatggatgttggATGGATGTTGGATAGATGGATGGTGGACGGATGgatgttggatggatggatgtggatggatggaagaatgatggatggaaggaagtAAGATACACAAATGGATGGTTGGATCCCTATTTCTGCCCATGTTCTTGGGTCCCCAATTCATCAAAGAGCCATTCTTACCCAGCCCAGCCAGAATCCTGGGATGCCCACTACCCACCTCCCTCCATCTCACGCTCCCAGGCACCCCATCCTGGCCAAGCCTATGGCTTTGGGAGGAAGCCCACTGGGGTCAAATCCCAGCTCGGCCCCTCCCAGCTGGGCAGTCCTGGGTGGGCTGCGTCatttgctgagcctcagtttcctgatctgcaaCATGGAGTGTGTTATGATGGCCCCTGCCTCCCGTGTCCtgctgggaggagaaaggagcagGCTGGTGAGCAGCTGGCATCTTTCCCCAGTCCCCACTCGGGTGAAGCTGGAGCACAAGACACGCTCAGATCTCAAGGTGACAATGGAGGGAAAACTCATGGTCTCACTATGGAGACACCTGCTGAGCGTCACCAAGTGGTGGACAGTGCCAGAAAGGGGACAGACAACCCttggcttctgcacagcaaggacaCAGCACCCCTCTGTGGTTCCTGCTGGCAACGCATGGCCTGAGCCCCGCCAGGAGGGAGAGTGTGCACGTGAATCCCAGAGTCCCAAAGCTCAGGGGAAGCTGGAAAAACTGTCAGAGCAGTGAGGAGACTGGAGACAACGTGACCACTAACTGCACCCTGTGCCCTGGCATTTCTTTTCCTATAAAGGACAATATTGAGACAATTGGCAAAATTTGAATAAGATCTGCTGATGAGCTCATAGCATTGTATTTAATGAACTGAAGGTGAGAAGCACACTGTGGTCATGTAAGAGAAAGTGCTCGTGTGCAGAGACACAGGGGAGCGTTTATGCACGAAGGGCACTGCATCTGCAGCTCACTCTCAAGtggttcagaaaaaataaattatagaaaaacACACCCACCCAGTGCAAATGCAACTGTGGCAAAATGTTTACAACGGAGGAATCTGGAGACGAGAATGTGGGTTCTGTTTGGTTCCTGTGACTTTTCTGTAAGACCAGAATTaagtcaaaatgaaaaaatattttaaatatctctcCTAAAGTCACCTGACCTCTACCCAAGCCCCCTGATAAGGCCTTGTCCTCGCCCCTGGTCCtgacttaaacatttttatagcagctttccTGAGGTTAACTCATGTCCATTAATTGACCCACCTGAAATCTCTGGTGTCTTCAGAGACTTCACAAACATAAACACTCCCTCATTCCAAGCGTTTTTATCATCCACCAAAAAAAGCTCATTCCCCTGAGCAGTCACCCCCCACACTTGAAAGAAATGCTGGTATTTTTGGACTTGGTAATCCATGCAGAtggcacaaaatttaaaaagtacccAGTTGCATTGGCGGAAAGTCAAGCTCCCCcgtcccccaccccatccccttccCCGTTCTCTGGAGCCCCCTTCCAGAAACATTCCCAGCAAATACCAGCAAATTCTTACACACTCTGTCAGGAGAGAAATCCTCACACACTTGTGGGCTTCCTTGACCCGCTGTTTTGCTCTTGGCCTTTTCACTAACGATTTATTTTGGAGGAGGTCTTAAATCACAAGCCCTCGCTCCAGCCCCTCCCATCCACGGGACCCCCTGGGTGCCAAagctttgggcctcagtttccccacctgagCTCCTGGCTCTGGGCTCCTGCTTGCCTGCCGACAGCGCCCCTAGGGCCAGCACCAGAAGCGGGAACAGGTGGACCCCCATCCTGCTGTGGGGACGCAGCCGTCCTCCTGGGCCCGTTCCCTCTGAGCggccccccacacccacccttcCTGTGCGGGGAGGTGACATTCACAGCTCCGCCCCCCACAGCTGCACACGCCAgacaccctcccacccccaactggTTTTATTTCACGCATAAGCATTTTAGAAAGTGTTTCTAAAAGATATGGACTCTCTCATGATCTTTTAATATACGGCGTTCGAATCCCCATCTCGGAAgtgtttttttgtgtggttttagtgtgatttttttctttaacccctTTTTTCTTACTGTGATAAAATGCTTATAAAATCTTCTATCCTAATAAATTTTAAGTGCACAGCTcggtggcattaagcacattcacatggctgtgcagccatcagcaccatcatctccagaactttctcaccttcccaaactgaaactctgtccccatgaaacactcactccccaggcccctccccagcccccagcaccccccactctgctttctgtctctgtggatctgacggctctagggacctcctgtgagtggatcacacagtgtttgtccctgtgtgactggcttatgtcacCGGGCACAGTGTCCCTAAGGCCCATCCATGTAGCATGTGCAGGACTTCCTTCCTTTTCGTGGCTGGGTAATATTCCAGTGTGCGGAGGGACCACGTCGTGTTTATCCATGCATCTGTTCGTGGACATGGGCTGTTTCTGGTTTTTAGTTATCACGAGTAGAGATGGTATGAACAGTGTGCTGGGAGCACTTGGGGGGTGTGGTGGATTCAGGGGTCTCAGCTGGGCTCAGCTGTGTGGAGTGCTgtgattgattagtgatgtctgcagggtgggggcagcaggctgcggGGAGCCCCGTTCCTGGGGCCCCACCCACTCCACTCCACCTTAGCCAGGAGGGTGCCAGTGTGGGAGAGCTCCAGGGGGAGGGGAGTTCGCTTGACAAGGAGCAGAAACATGGTGTCGCAGAGGGGCCAGGGGCGTCCTAGCTCCCTcttgctgctgtgacaaatgGTCACACAGTCAGTAGcttaagacaaaaacaaacttcttctcttactgttctggaggtcaaaagtcCTAAGgcctaaaatcaaggtgtgggtgGGGCTGGTCCATCCTGGAGGCTCCAGGGCAGGACCCGTGtcctcctttcccagcttctagaggcgcCCACAGCCCTCGGCACGTGGCCCCTTCCTCCGTCTGCAAAGCCAGCAGCGCAGCgtcttccagtctctgcctctgaccctcctgcccccTCTTATGAGGACCCTTGGGATGACATTTAGGGCCCACCAGGATCGTCCAGGATAATCTCATCACTTTAAGATCCTTAATCACATTTTCAAAGTGCCTTTTGCCATGTATGATAACAGTTCTAGGTTTCAGGCATTAGAACGTGGATATCTTTGGGGTGCGGGGGGACCACAATTCAGCCATTACTGAGGAAGGAAGCAATTTAGGAAATCAGGATAAAGAAAAGGGTGGGGAGCTCTCCCTGAGGAGGTGGCCTGGgggcagagacctgaaggaggtgaggaaCGCGGAGCATCTGGGAATGGCATTCTAGGACAAGGGAACAGCCAGTGCGAAGTCTGAAGGGTAAGAGTCAGCCGGTCAAGGAGAAGAAGTAGGCAGGAAGCCACTGTAGCTAGAAGGGCATGACAGGGACAGAGAGTAATGCAGACGAGGCTGAGGATGCAGGGGGAGGCTGGACCCCGGGTTTTCCATGGGATGAGCATTTGCCGGAGGGGTTTTGAGCAGGGGTAGCACATGGTTCCTCTGTCTGCTGCAGGTAAAAACACAAGATCCACCTGGATTCATAGGAACCCAGGTATGAATACGGTGATGTCAGTGAGACGGTTTTAGAAGAAGGTGCAGAATTCTTAGAAGAGTGTGGGGTAGGGCTCTTTTGGAGGTGGGGGGGTTGTGAATTTATCTTAAATAATATAGCAAATACTCGTCATGTGTCTGGCCTGGACTTACCTGCTGTGAGGCCACAGAGAGGATGCACTGACACTGTCTCAGCCCATAAGGAGCCCCTGACAAGTTCCACTTAGGGACACTCTAGCCAGGCAGTTGCCGGAGGCCCTTGCTGCCAACTGGCAGCATCTCCTGGGCTCCCCCTGAAAGAGACACCAGGCCTGCTCCCTCCACGGCTGCCATGGGAAAATGGGAAGTCCTACCTGGGAAGATCCTCATCCTGCCATTCTTCCTTCACATCCACGTTTTCCATCCGGAGCGTGGCTTCGGTGGTCCCCGTGGGAGCTGGGAAGAGGTGCTGGCTTGAGGCAGGGATGAGCCCTGAAGGGGAGCCGCAGATGGAGGAATGGGTTTTACTGGGCAATAATCATAACAACAACTCCCCACcgaaacacacacacgtgcccaCCCATGGGCAGCACTTCAGAGATCGATCTGCAAAGAGCTCTCACGTCCGTTGTCTTATTGAATCATTGCCCAGCTCCATGAAGCTTCCCCATTTCACATGAGAGAAGAGAGGCATAGAGAGCTGAGGACATGCAGGTGAGTCGAGTTCGAACCCAGGTGAGGAGCTGAGACTCTAGCTATGAGCCCCCCTCCCTTAAAAGCCCTGAAATCCACCCTCTCCAGGAGGAGCCATGACTcgtcctcccttccttcctttggaCCTCAACTGGGAAGCAATAAAACGAAGCAAAGTAATTCGCACTAAAGTGTGAGTGACGGATATGCTTCATCTTGACACTTTCAAAGAGGACCTGGGCAACTCCAACCCACCTCTATCTCCTCCAGGCCACCTGCCCTGCCCCTCTGTCCTCCTACAAAGCAGCAAGATTTGGCAACCTGCTGACCCCAGGGCTATAAAAGGCAGTGTGGACAGAGACTGGGGTCTGAAGTTAGATCACATTAATGAAGAACCACAAATTCCAGTCTTGCTTTTATTGTTCTGAGGAGCCCaaaaggggcaggggcagggtagGGACCAGTGCTCTGGATTGTGGCTTCCGTGCTGGGCTGTTGGGGGCGAGGACCAGAGCTGCCAAGGGAGACTGAATTTGGGTCTGCCCTGGGGCGTGGCGGATTCCCAGACCCATCACCTcattgggcctcagtttccatgtcTGTAAATGAGAGTTGAATTAGAGATGACCTCTATAATACCTCTCGAACATAAAGTTCTAGGATCTGATGACTTAAACAAAACCACCTGTTTTGTGCTTTTAAATCTGTGGTTTGCAACTGGGGCCGTTCTGCCAACAGACATTTGTCAACTCTGGaagcatttttggttgtcacaatgggggaggggacagggagtctcctgggtgggggcagggatgctgctcagcaCCCCCCAATGCCCAGGACGGCCCCCTCCCCAATGAAGAATGATCGTGCCCCAAACGTCCACAGatccaaggttgagaaaccctgtttcaGATGAAACAGCCGGTTCCCTGGACATTCACACGTCTGTGAAAGGATTTCAGGCCCCTGCTCGGCAGTCACTAAGGAGCCTCATATACTTAACGCTTCTGTCCTCCCAGTAGCTCCTGTGTGGTTGTCCCCACTTTTCAGCATCTTAGGCCTCCCGACCCCCAGCCCCACACCCTTCCCATGACAAAGCCCGCCCTTGACCACAGCCCGGTAGATGGAGGGTCTGCATTTGGGATTGTGGCTCTGGAGGCAGGGAGGACCCAGAGGAAGCCTGAACCAGGTAGCCAGGCCGGAAGGGAGGGGGACGCAGAAACTAGACCCTCCCCTGCTCAGGGTGTTTCTGAATGTCGTCATTCATTCATGGCGGAGGGACAGTGAgacaggatggaaaaagaaatcctTCCTGATGTCAAGGGCCACGCAACGCCCCAGACCTTCGCTGCAAGGGACAGCTCTCAGTGTGGAATCCATTTCCCTCTGCAGGGAGTGGTCTTTGCCTCTGTCGTCTTTATCCTGAGTTGGGTGTGGCCTCAGCCCCCAGGAACACTCTCCCccgccctggggtgggggggacccATAGCCGAGATGCTGGAGCCCCCGCATGTGGGGTGTGGCGGGTGCCCTGTGGGCCCGGTCCACTCCCGCACTCAGATCCTGGCTGCACATTTGGGGACGTC includes:
- the GZMM gene encoding granzyme M, coding for MASLQQAGSHVCGGVLVHRQWVLTAAHCLAEPTELLRLVLGLHHLHDRHLAFRIRRAIPHPNYKPAPDLENDLALLKLDGKVRPSRTIQPLALPKRHQAVVAGARCSVAGWGLTHQGGQPAQALQELDVRVLDARMCNNSRFWHGSITRHMVCLAADSNNQAPCKGDSGGPLVCGKGRLAGILSFSSKTCTDVFRPPVATAVAPYVSWIQKIIGR